A single region of the Pristis pectinata isolate sPriPec2 chromosome 25, sPriPec2.1.pri, whole genome shotgun sequence genome encodes:
- the psmb3 gene encoding proteasome subunit beta type-3: protein MSHMSYNGGAVMAMRGKDCVAIAADRRFGIQAQMVTTDFQKIFPMGERLYIGLAGLGTDVQTVSQRLKFRLNLYELKEGRQIKPKTFMSMVSNLLYERRFGPYYVEPVIAGLDPKTYRPFICSLDLIGCPMETEDFVVSGTCAEQMYGMCESLWEPDMEPEDLFETISQAMLNAVDRDAVSGMGVIVHIIEKDKITTRTLKARMD, encoded by the exons TCTCACATGTCATATAATGGAGGGGCTGTCATGGCCATGAGGGGTAAGGATTGTGTGGCCATAGCTGCTGACAGGCGGTTTGGAATTCAGGCACAGATGGTGACGACTGACTTCCAGAAAATCTTTCCAATGGGCGAGAGGTTGTATATTGGACTGGCTGGTCTCGGCACAGATGTACAGACTGT TTCACAGCGTCTCAAATTCAGGTTGAACCTCTATGAACTAAAAGAAGGCAGGCAGATCAAACCAAAAACATTTATGAGCATGGTTTCCAATCTCCTTTACGAACGACG ATTTGGTCCATATTACGTTGAGCCAGTAATTGCAGGACTTGATCCAAAGACGTATCGACCGTTTATCTGTTCGCTCGACTTAATTGGCTGCCCAATGGAGACTGAAGATTTTGTGGTCAGTGGAACATGCGCAGAACAAATGTATGGCATGTGCGAGTCCCTGTGGGAACCAGACATG GAACCAGAAGACCTGTTTGAAACTATTTCTCAGGCGATGCTGAATGCAGTGGATAGAGATGCTGTGTCTGGGATGGGTGTCATTGTGCACATCAT